The nucleotide sequence GCCCCTGCCCGACGCGCTTCACCATGCCGAGCGCGCGCTGGACGCGGTGGAGTCGCTGCGGAGCCTGCAGCGCGATGCCTCCAGCCAGGCCGAGCTGTTCGCGAGCTGGGCCAGCGACTACCACCGCCTCGCCGGGTGGACGCTCGAAGCGGGTGGCGTCACGGGGAAGGCGGCCACGCTGGCACCGCGCGAGGCCCTGGAGCGCACATTCCAGGTGAGCGAGCGGCTGCGGGCGCGGAGCCTGCTGGATACCCTGGTGGCGTCACAGGCGCTGTCCACCTCCGGAGAGGAGCCGGGCCGGCGCGCGGCCCGCGCGGAGCTGCAGCGCCGGCTGGTGGCGGTACAGCGGCGCCTGCTGGAGTCCACGCTCGGCGCGCCGGAGCGCGAGGCGGCACTGAACGAGCTGAGGGAGCTGGAGCGCAACGAGCGCGACCTGCGCCCCGCGCCCCGCCATGGCACCACGGAGTTCGCCACGCTCGAAGCCGTGGAAAAGGGGCTGGCGCCGGACGAGGCGATGCTCGCCTTCCTCGTGGGCGTCGACCGCGACATCTATGGCGACCCGGCGGGCAGCGCGTGGCTGCTCGTAGTCACCCGCGAGGGCTCGCGAGCCCACCGCATCCCCGAGCGCACCCGGCTGACGCCCGCGGTGGCCCTCTTCTCCGGCCTTCTCGAACGCCGGGACGGCTCCGAGGTGGGTGCCGCCGTGGCACTCCATGCGCAACTGCTGGGCCCGGCCCTGGCCGCGCTGCCCCCGGGCGTGCGCCGGCTGCTGCTGGTGCCCGACGGGCCGCTGCATGACCTGCCCTTCGCCGTGCTGCGGGAGCGACCGGACGCACCACCGCTGGTGGCGCGGTACGAGCTGGCGGTGGTGCCTTCCGCCAGCCTCTGGCGCTACTGGCGTGAGCAGCCGGCCCTGTCCCCGGGCGGCGAGGCGCTGGTGCTGGCCGACCCCGAGCGGGGCACGGCCTCGCCGGTGAAGCGGGCTCCGGCGTCCGAGCGGGCCGGAGTCTTCGACGAAGCCGCCCAGCTCGCCGCGCTCCCGGAAGCACGCCGGGAGGGGCACGCGGTGGAGCGGCTGCTCCAGGACACGAAGGTCGCCCCGCGCCTGCTCGTGGGCCTGGAGGCGTCGGAGCGGGCCCTCAAGAGCGCGCGCCTGGACGGGGTGCGGGTGCTGCACCTGGCGGCGCATGCCATCGTCGACGCCGAGGCCCCCGAGCGCTCGGCGCTGGTGCTGGCGCCGGGCGCGGAGGAGGAGGACGGCATCCTCCAGCCCCGGGAAATCGCCGAGCTGCACCTGGAGGGCGCGATGGTGGTGCTGTCGAGCTGCCAGAGCGCGTCCGGGGCAATGCTCCCGGGCGAAGGCGTGCTGAGCCTGGCGCGGGCCTTCTTCGAGGCGGGCTCGCGCGCGGTGGTGGCCAGCCTGTGGCCCCTGCGTGACGACGAGGCCGCCAGGCTCGTGGAGCGGTTCTACCGGCACCTGGCCCGGGGAGTGAGCGCCTCGGCGGCGCTGCGGGCCGCGCAGCTCGAGGCCATCGAGGACGGACAGCCCCCGGCGGCCTGGGCGGGGCTCGTCGTGCTGGGGGACGCGTCCCTGGTGGCCCTGGAGCCGCGAGCGCGCACCGGAGCGGGCGGAATCCAGGTGGCCCTGGGGGCCCTGGCCGTCCTCTCCGCGCTGGTGGCCGCGGCCGTCTGGTTCCGCCGAGCGCGCCCGTAACCCACTGGATTCACTCGGCGCCATGAACTTACCCACACCGTGGGTAGAGGTCGCAGCAGGGCACGCAACTTCCGCCTCTCAATGGTCGATACTTTACGCATGAAGCCCACTGTCACCGGCCCCCGCGTCCAGCCCCGTCCCGTCGAGACTCCCGAGCCGGTCCGTCCGCGCAACGAGGTCAAGCCCGCCCAGCCGCAGACCCCGGCCGCGCGCCCCGACACGACGGGCGTGTCCCGGTTCGATTCGGGCAAGGGCCGCCAGCCGAACGTGGCGCTGACCACGCCGGTGAAGGCGCCTCCGGGGGGAAGCATCGCCCCGGGCAGCTACCCCACCGCGGCGGACGTGAAGGCCATCGCCGCGATGAAGGACCCGGTGGCGCGCAACTACGCGATTACGCAGGGCTACCACGACCTGTCCGACGCGATGGGCAAGCTCGTCGGCGACGACAACGCCAACTGGGCCACCTACGGCACCTGGGCCTCGAAGCAGGCCGGCGTGAGCATCCGCGGCGAGGACATGCCCAAGGTCTTCACGGATGCGCTCAAGGGCGCTGGCGCCCTCGGTGGCCCCCTCTCCAAGGTAGACGACTTCCTGCGCAAGCTCGGCCTGCCCGGCATGCCCGTCGGCGACCTCGGCGCGGCCGGTCAGGAGGCGCTCGCCAAGGTCAGCAATGAGATTGCCGGCGGCAACCAGTTCGTCTTCAACGAGATTGGCCAGGAGTTCGCCCGCTTCATCGACACCTTCAAGGGCGACACGAAGCCTGACCCGGCCAAGCTGCAGCAGTACCTGGACGGCTTCCCCAAGGACAAGCCGCTGCTCCGCGAGGCCTTCAGCCACTACGCGGAGGCGATGACGGAGAAGGACCCGAACAAGAAGGCCGAGCTGATGCTCATGGCCAACAACAAGGTCGGCCTCCACGAGCAGACGCAGCTGCAGCCGTACGTCGAGCGGGCCCTCAACGCGCCGGTGAAGGAGACCTTCCGCAACATCCTCAAGCAGTCCGTGGAGGGTGCCATCAACGCGCTCCCCTTCCCCGCCAACCTGGCCGGCAAGGCCGCGCTGAAGTCGGGCGTGGTGGACTCGATGCTGGACTCCGTGGTGGACAAGGCGGCCGGCGTGTTCCGCGGCATCGCCACCGAGCACATGATGAAGCTCGCCGTCCCCGGTGGCGCGCTCAAGATTGGCAATGACCTGCCCCCGCCCAAGGGCATGGAGTCCACCCTCTTCCCGCCGCACCTGCGCACCATCCAGAACCCGGAGCTGAAGGCCCTGCTCAACAAGCTGGACCACAGCCCCGACAGCCTGAAGGGCACCGCCGCGAAGGACTGGAGCCGGCTGGACCAGCGGATGGACTACATCATCGACCTCTTCCGCACGCGCCAGTCGGACCCGCACCTGTTCGACCAGCCCTTTGGCCGCAGCGCGACCTACCCGCTGCCGACCGCGCCCCGCTGAGCTGAAACGCCGCCCGCCCGCACTGGGAACTGTCAGGCAGGCGGCGTCCGGTACACAGGAGCCTTGGGGCAGGGCGTGGGAGTGGCCAACGTAGGCCACTCCCATGCATGGCATCGCCTGGTACATCATCATCGGGCTGCTCCTGGTGGCGATGGCGCTGGGTGGCTCCGTCCTCAAGCGCCTGCCGCTGTCCACCTCGCTGCTCTACCTGGGCGTGGGCTTCGCGCTGGGCCGGCTGGGACTGGGCCACCTGGACCCGCTGGAGCACGCCGCCCTGCTGGAGCGGCTCACCGAGGTGGCCGTCATCATCTCCCTCTTCAGCGCGGGGCTGAAGCTGCGCCTGCCGCTGAAGGACCGGGAGTGGCGCGTCTCCCTGCGCCTGGCGCTCTGGGCCATGGTGCTCAGCGTGGGCCTGGTGACGCTGGTGGGCGTGGGCGCGCTGGGCCTGTCCCTGGGTGCCGCCATCCTGCTGGGAGCCATCCTGTCGCCCACGGACCCGGTGCTCGCCTCGGACGTGCAGGTGTCCCACGCGCTTGACCGGGACCGGCTGCGCTTCGGCCTCACCGGCGAGGCCGGGCTCAACGACGGCACCGCCTTTCCCTTCGTCATGCTGGGCCTGGGGCTGCTCGGCCTGCACGAGGTGGGGGCCGGGCTGTGGCGCTGGGTGGTGCTGGACGTGCTGTGGGCCGCGGCGGCGGGGCTCGTCGTCGGCGCGCTGCTGGGAGACCAGGTGGGCCGGCTGGTGCTCTACCTGCGCAAGCACCACCGCGAGGCGGTGGGCCTGGACGAACTGCTGGCCCTGGGCCTCATCGCGCTCGCGTACGGCACGGCGCTGCTGGTGAAGGGCTACGGCTTCCTCGCGGTGTTCGCCGCCGGGCTGGCGCTGCGGCGCATCGAGCGCAAGCACACCGGGCAGCGCCCACCGGAGCAGGTGGAGGACGCCGCGCGGGGCAAGGACAAGCTGGAGGCGGCCACCCACCCCGAGCACGCGCACGCCTACATGGCCAACGCGGTGCTCGGCTTCAACGAGGCGCTGGAGCGAATCGCCGAGGTGGCGCTGGTGGTGGGGCTGGGGGTGCTGCTCGCCTCCACGCCCGTCGCGCCGGAGGTGTACTGGCTGGCGCCCCTGTTCTTCTTCGTGCTGCGGCCGCTGTCCGTGGCGCTGGCGCTGCTGGGCTCGCGGGCCAACACCCACCAGCGGGTGCTGATGGCCTGGTTCGGCGTGCGGGGCATCGGCTCGCTGTACTACCTCTTCTACGCCATCGCCCACGGACTGGAGGACGGGCTCGCGCAGCGAATGCTGTCGCTGGTGCTGTGGGTGGTGGCCGTGTCCGTCGCCGTCCACGGCATCTCCGTCACCCCGCTGATGACACGCTACGAGCACCGCTCCGGGCGACCGCGGGAAGCCACCCCCGTGAAGGAGGCTGCTCCGCTCACACCTCGTCGACGATGAACTGCTCCAGCCGGGCGATGCCCAGCTTCTTCATCCGACTCTGCAGCGTGGAGGGCTTCAGCCCCAGCAGCGCCGCCGCCCCGCCGGGCCCGTAGACACGGCCCCGCGTGAGCGACAGCACCCGCATGATGTGCTCTCGCTGCACCGCCGCCAGCGTGGGCACCGCGCCCTGCTTCAGCGGCGCCTCCGTGGGCGACACCTCCGCGGTGGGCGCCACCGCCTGAGCCACCTCAGCCGCCACGCCACCGCGCGTCGGCAGGTCGAACGCGCCCGGCCCCAGCTCCGCGCCCGGCGAGAGGATGGTGGCGCGCTCCAGCACATTCGCCAGCTCGCGCAGGTTGCCCGGCCAGTCGTAGGACTCCAGCCGCTCCAGCCCGGCCGGCGTCACCCGCATGCCCCGCCGTCCCGTGCGCCGCGCCTGCTCCTCCAGGAGGAACGCGCACAACTGCGGCAGGTCCTCGCGCCGCTCGCGCAGCGGGGGCAGCCGCAGGGGGAAGACGCTCAGCCGGTAGTAGAGGTCCTCGCGGAAGCGCTTCTGGGCAATGGCCTGCTGCAGGTCCACGTGCGTGGCGGCGAGGATGCGCACGTCCGCGCGCACCGTCTTGTCGCCGCCCACCGGCTCGAAGGTCTTCTCCTGCAGCGCGCGCAGCAGCTTCGACTGCAGCTCCACCGGCAGCTCGCCAATCTCGTCCAGGAGCAGCGTGCCCCCGTGCGCCATCTGGAAGCGCCCCGCCCTGTCCCGCGTGGCCCCGGTGAAGGCGCCCTTCACGTGGCCGAACAGCTCGCTCTCCAGGAGCCCCGCCGGAATCGCCGCGCAGTTGAGGGTGACGAAGGGCTGGTCCGCCCGCGAGCTCCACCGGTGCAGCGCCCGCGCCAGTCGCTCCTTGCCCGTGCCCGTCTCACCGGTAATCAGCACCGGCGTGTCCGTCTCCGCCACCTGCTTCGCCCGCCGAGCCAAATCCCGCATCACCGGGCTCAGCGACGTCTCGAGGATGCCCTCCGAGTCCCCGCCCAGCTGCGCCTCCAGCAGCTTCGCGTGCTCGTGGTCCTGCCGGTGCAGCTGCTCGAAGGCGGCCCGCTGCTCCGCGGCCTGCAGCGCCGTGGCCAGCATCTGCCCGTACACCTCCACCAGGTCCACCACCGGCTGCGGGTACGTCTCGCACTCGGCCCTGTCCAGCGACAGCACGCCGTAGCAGCGCTCGCCCGCGCACAGCGGCACCACCATGCACGAGTGGCCCGGCGGCAAGTCCAACACGCCGTCGAACGGGTCTCCGTCTCCGTGCGAGTGGTCCTCCTCCGTGAAGGCCCGCGCGCGCCGCGTCTCCAGCGCGTGACGCAGCGAGGGGAACTCCGCCAGGTTCAGCGAGTGCTGCCGCACCTTCGCGTTGGCCAGTGGACCTCGCGCCGCTACGGATACCAGCCGCCCCTCTTTGAGGAGGAACAGCGTCGCCAGGTCGAAGCGCACCACCCGCGTCAGCCAGTCCAGTCCTCGACGGAGCAGCTCCCCCACCGAGTCTTCCGTGGTTGCCAGCTCGACCAGGTCCCGAGCATCCTGCGCGCCTTCGATTCGGCCTGACATTTCGTCCGACATGCTGCACGAATAATAGCGGTCCACCGAAATTGCAGTGGCGAAACCCACCGAGATTTCGTTATTCACCGACCCAGCAGCACCGACCAGTCGGGGGATGAAGTCAACCCCCTGGAATCATTGAAGTCAAAAGCTGGCACGGGGCCTGCTTTAGCAGTGGTCACCTCAAACGTTCCCCGGGCCGTCCATGAGGGCGGTCCCTACCCCCCAAAGGAGTCGTAACGACATGCTGACCGTTGGCGACAAGATCCCGAGCTTCAAGGTGAAGGCCACCGTGTCCCTGGAGAAGGGCAAGGAGTTCCAGGACATCACGAACGAGACCTTCAAGGGCAAGTGGCTGGTGCTGTTTGCCTGGCCGAAGGACTTCACCTTCATCTGCCCCACGGAGATCGCGGAGTTCGGCAAGAAGAACAAGGACTTCGCTGACCGCGACGCGCAGGTGCTCGGCCTGAGCACCGACAGCGAGTTCGTGCACCACGCGTGGCGCACGCACCACCCGGACCTCAAGGGCCTGCCCTTCCCGATGCTGGCGGACCTGAAGCACGAGCTGTGCAACGCGCTGGGCATCCTCCACAAGGAGGAGGGCGTGGCCCTGCGTGCGACGTTCATCGCGGACCCCGAGGGCATCATCCGCCACGTGACGGTGAATGACCTGTCCGTGGGCCGCAACGTCTCCGAGACGGTGCGCACGCTGGACGCGCTCCAGACGGACGAGCTGTGCCCCTGCAACTGGACCAAGGGCGAGGAGACCCTCACCCAGAAGCTGGCGAAGGCGGGGTAAGCAACCATGGCCTCGCTCGAAGTCGTCCGCTCTGAGCTGGCGGACGCCCACAAGGACACCCGCCTCAACCTCCAGGCCGTCCTGGAGGGAGGGAGCCTCACCCCCGAGCAGCGCTGGGGTGTGGCCGTCGCTTCCGCCTATGCCGTGCGTAACGAGCGGCTGAAGGAGGCGATGCTCAACGAGGCGAAGAAGGCCCTCGCGAACCCGGAGCCGGTCATCGAGGACGCGCGTGCCGCGGCGTCCCTGATGGCGATGAACAACGTCTACTACCGCTTCCGGCACATGATCGGGAAGGAGTCCTACTCGACCAAGCGCGCCGGGCTGCGGATGAACCGGCTCGCGCAGGTGCTGACGAACAAGGTGGACTTCGAGCTGGTCTGCCTCGCGGTCAGCGCCATCAACGGCTGCGAGATGTGCATGCAGTCCCACGAGAAGGTCGTCCTCGAGGGCGGCCTCTCCGAGGACCAGGTGCACGACGCGGTCCGCGTCGCCTCCGTGATTCACGCGGCGGCGGTGGGCCTGGAGTCGTAAGCCCTCCTGTCGCGAGACATCGAAGTGGATTCAAGGCGCCCTCCGGTGGAAACACCGGGGGGCGCTCCTTTTTGGCCCACCGGGCATCTGACCTCACGTCAGACACGAACGAGACGAAAGGACGTCACCATGTACCGCAGCCCCAGCCCCCTTCCCGAGAAGGCCCGCTCCGCCATCGCCGAGTCGCTCAACGAGCGGCTGGCGGATGGCCTGGACCTGCATTCGCAAATCAAGGTGGCCCACTGGAACATCAAGGGCCCGCAGTTCGCCGCGCTCCACCCGCTGTTTGAAACCTTCGCGGTGAGCCTGGCCAACCACAACGACTCCATCGCCGAGCGCGCGGTGACGCTGGGCGCGAAGGCCTACGGCACCAGCCGCCACGTGGGCAAGACGAGCCGCCTGCCGGAGTACCCGCAGGAGACCTCTCGCGACATGGAGCACGTGAAGCTCTTGGCCGAGCGCATCGAGGTGTACCTGGACGGCCTGCGCAGGAGCCGCAAGACGTTCGAGGAGAACCAGGACACGGACTCCGTGGACCTCGTCACCGGCATCATCACCGAGTTCGAGAAGCACGCCTGGTTCCTGCGCGCGTCGCTGGACAGCTGAATCGCACGAATTGAAACGGCCCGGCCCCTCACGAAGAAGAGGAGCCGGGCCGGAAGGGCAGTTCGGGCGCGGTCGACGCGTGCCCCGCTGGACTTTGGCCCCCGGTCGATGGAGACGCCCCCGCTGCGGGCACTCCTGATGCGGGAACCGTCGATGCCGACGTGCTTAGCGCGTGACAGGCTGCATGAGCCCCGCCCGGTCCAGTAGCTTGAGCACCCGCTGGCCCAGCTCGACGTGGGTGGGATTGCTCGCGGTGAGGCGCTCGGGGGTGAGGACC is from Pyxidicoccus trucidator and encodes:
- a CDS encoding CHAT domain-containing protein yields the protein MPRLGRGHPRAVILFALVAGAALAASGPDAGTETPPALAACKARFGEAPQGSESAMCFYRNAQGASGRDAARRLLTELLEHHREHPWLLMVLGHVEQLSEPRAAEASYRRSALEFRRLQDAEGEVLAAINLRIILMNQKRIDEAREWTRRIAEVARASGSPELNARALIVEANELAEVELDLGRAFRLLKRAEALVFPDGTDGLKKQCLSSLAVVSTNLGRLEEAADVYQRLVELAQRTREAPLEARVRVSQANLAVTLHERRPEPGGRARLLALAREALAASELAGSKSMEAMSLRIVADLLGPSPEERLEAEQHLRRCLTLADELGKPERRIACLWTRAERFAASAPEAADRDAEEALRLAYAYADPQYLALALRARATVAFHTKPLPDALHHAERALDAVESLRSLQRDASSQAELFASWASDYHRLAGWTLEAGGVTGKAATLAPREALERTFQVSERLRARSLLDTLVASQALSTSGEEPGRRAARAELQRRLVAVQRRLLESTLGAPEREAALNELRELERNERDLRPAPRHGTTEFATLEAVEKGLAPDEAMLAFLVGVDRDIYGDPAGSAWLLVVTREGSRAHRIPERTRLTPAVALFSGLLERRDGSEVGAAVALHAQLLGPALAALPPGVRRLLLVPDGPLHDLPFAVLRERPDAPPLVARYELAVVPSASLWRYWREQPALSPGGEALVLADPERGTASPVKRAPASERAGVFDEAAQLAALPEARREGHAVERLLQDTKVAPRLLVGLEASERALKSARLDGVRVLHLAAHAIVDAEAPERSALVLAPGAEEEDGILQPREIAELHLEGAMVVLSSCQSASGAMLPGEGVLSLARAFFEAGSRAVVASLWPLRDDEAARLVERFYRHLARGVSASAALRAAQLEAIEDGQPPAAWAGLVVLGDASLVALEPRARTGAGGIQVALGALAVLSALVAAAVWFRRARP
- a CDS encoding cation:proton antiporter: MHGIAWYIIIGLLLVAMALGGSVLKRLPLSTSLLYLGVGFALGRLGLGHLDPLEHAALLERLTEVAVIISLFSAGLKLRLPLKDREWRVSLRLALWAMVLSVGLVTLVGVGALGLSLGAAILLGAILSPTDPVLASDVQVSHALDRDRLRFGLTGEAGLNDGTAFPFVMLGLGLLGLHEVGAGLWRWVVLDVLWAAAAGLVVGALLGDQVGRLVLYLRKHHREAVGLDELLALGLIALAYGTALLVKGYGFLAVFAAGLALRRIERKHTGQRPPEQVEDAARGKDKLEAATHPEHAHAYMANAVLGFNEALERIAEVALVVGLGVLLASTPVAPEVYWLAPLFFFVLRPLSVALALLGSRANTHQRVLMAWFGVRGIGSLYYLFYAIAHGLEDGLAQRMLSLVLWVVAVSVAVHGISVTPLMTRYEHRSGRPREATPVKEAAPLTPRRR
- a CDS encoding sigma 54-interacting transcriptional regulator, with the protein product MSDEMSGRIEGAQDARDLVELATTEDSVGELLRRGLDWLTRVVRFDLATLFLLKEGRLVSVAARGPLANAKVRQHSLNLAEFPSLRHALETRRARAFTEEDHSHGDGDPFDGVLDLPPGHSCMVVPLCAGERCYGVLSLDRAECETYPQPVVDLVEVYGQMLATALQAAEQRAAFEQLHRQDHEHAKLLEAQLGGDSEGILETSLSPVMRDLARRAKQVAETDTPVLITGETGTGKERLARALHRWSSRADQPFVTLNCAAIPAGLLESELFGHVKGAFTGATRDRAGRFQMAHGGTLLLDEIGELPVELQSKLLRALQEKTFEPVGGDKTVRADVRILAATHVDLQQAIAQKRFREDLYYRLSVFPLRLPPLRERREDLPQLCAFLLEEQARRTGRRGMRVTPAGLERLESYDWPGNLRELANVLERATILSPGAELGPGAFDLPTRGGVAAEVAQAVAPTAEVSPTEAPLKQGAVPTLAAVQREHIMRVLSLTRGRVYGPGGAAALLGLKPSTLQSRMKKLGIARLEQFIVDEV
- a CDS encoding peroxiredoxin encodes the protein MLTVGDKIPSFKVKATVSLEKGKEFQDITNETFKGKWLVLFAWPKDFTFICPTEIAEFGKKNKDFADRDAQVLGLSTDSEFVHHAWRTHHPDLKGLPFPMLADLKHELCNALGILHKEEGVALRATFIADPEGIIRHVTVNDLSVGRNVSETVRTLDALQTDELCPCNWTKGEETLTQKLAKAG
- a CDS encoding carboxymuconolactone decarboxylase family protein, coding for MASLEVVRSELADAHKDTRLNLQAVLEGGSLTPEQRWGVAVASAYAVRNERLKEAMLNEAKKALANPEPVIEDARAAASLMAMNNVYYRFRHMIGKESYSTKRAGLRMNRLAQVLTNKVDFELVCLAVSAINGCEMCMQSHEKVVLEGGLSEDQVHDAVRVASVIHAAAVGLES
- the dps gene encoding DNA starvation/stationary phase protection protein Dps codes for the protein MTSRQTRTRRKDVTMYRSPSPLPEKARSAIAESLNERLADGLDLHSQIKVAHWNIKGPQFAALHPLFETFAVSLANHNDSIAERAVTLGAKAYGTSRHVGKTSRLPEYPQETSRDMEHVKLLAERIEVYLDGLRRSRKTFEENQDTDSVDLVTGIITEFEKHAWFLRASLDS